From Pristiophorus japonicus isolate sPriJap1 chromosome 1, sPriJap1.hap1, whole genome shotgun sequence, a single genomic window includes:
- the trhra gene encoding thyrotropin-releasing hormone receptor produces the protein MENLTSYDEDQLNKAYGNRTERSFEFEVASLSLIPLICGAGIMGNGMVVLVVLSIKHMRTPTNCYLVSLAIADLLVLVAAGLPNITNTIYGSWIYGYTGCLGITYLQYLGINVSSCSITAFTIERYIAICHPIKAQFICTTSRAKKIILLVWTFTSVYCVMWFFLLDIKQTTYKDMTVVVCDYRVPRKFYLPIYFLDFFLFYVAPLVLATVMYWLIGRILFLNPITTDPTESAKRRRNQSAHPQHTWKATDSKTSSSTATSRRQVTKMLAVVVILFALLWMPYRTLVVINSFQGQPFTDPWVLLFCRVCIYLNSAVNPIIYNLMSQKFRAAFKKLCKCEEKRWEKPASYSVAFNLSIIKESSNGSPDHFNTELEDITEQFLSTKEVSFDATSVFPKVVSSQA, from the exons ATGGAAAACCTGACCTCCTACGATGAAGACCAGCTGAACAAAGCGTACGGGAACAGGACGGAGCGTAGTTTTGAGTTCGAGGTGGCGAGCCTGTCCCTGATCCCGCTGATATGTGGAGCCGGCATAATGGGCAATGGCATGGTGGTGTTGGTGGTCCTCAGCATAAAGCACATGAGAACCCCCACTAACTGCTACCTGGTCAGCCTGGCAATCGCTGATCTGCTGGTGTTGGTGGCTGCAGGTCTCCCCAACATCACCAATACCATCTATGGCTCCTGGATTTATGGTTACACTGGCTGCCTCGGCATCACCTATCTCCAATACCTGGGGATCAATGTGTCCTCTTGTTCAATAACTGCCTTCACCATTGAGAGATACATTGCGATCTGCCACCCGATCAAAGCCCAGTTTATCTGCACTACTTCCAGAGCCAAAAAGATCATCCTGCTAGTCTGGACTTTCACTTCTGTCTATTGTGTGATGTGGTTCTTCCTACTAGACATCAAGCAGACCACCTACAAGGATATGACCGTGGTGGTATGTGACTACAGAGTCCCCAGAAAGTTCTACCTACCTATCTATTTTCTGGATTTCTTTCTGTTCTACGTGGCGCCTCTGGTTCTGGCCACTGTGATGTACTGGCTGATCGGCAGGATTCTGTTTCTGAACCCCATTACCACTGACCCGACAGAGAGCGCCAAGCGACGGAGGAACCAATCAGCTCACCCGCAACACACATGGAAAGCGACCGACTCGAAGACATCTAGCAGCACCGCGACTTCTCGAAGGCAG GTGACCAAGATGTTGGCAGTGGTGGTCATCCTCTTTGCTCTACTGTGGATGCCTTATAGGACCCTTGTGGTCATCAACTCCTTCCAGGGTCAGCCCTTCACCgatccctgggtcctgctcttttGCCGAGTCTGCATCTATCTGAATAGCGCCGTCAACCCCATCATTTACAACCTGATGTCTCAGAAGTTCAGGGCGGCCTTCAAGAAGCTGTGCAAGTGCGAGGAGAAACGGTGGGAAAAACCGGCCAGTTACAGCGTGGCCTTCAATCTCAGCATCATCAAGGAGTCTTCCAATGGAAGCCCTGATCACTTCAACACCGAGCTAGAAGATATCACCGAGCAGTTCCTGTCCACCAAGGAAGTCTCCTTTGATGCCACCAGTGTATTTCCAAAGGTGGTGTCCAGCCAAGCCTGA